The proteins below are encoded in one region of Silene latifolia isolate original U9 population chromosome 2, ASM4854445v1, whole genome shotgun sequence:
- the LOC141641527 gene encoding protein FAR-RED IMPAIRED RESPONSE 1-like, with the protein MSFTPFTGIDNHKRSVTFCGALVAHEDADSFKWVFTRFLAAMGGKEPKYIITDQDAGILKAVPLVFKTAWHRYYIEAAEFDAKWEEIGREHNVNNIDWFQEMYAKRNQWVMAHCRDLDMGGVMRTTQRSESENSFFKIFESKSGTLVEFSMRFDNAMDQQRHIQKQIDNCNRHTFPVISTHLAIEVHGAQVYSHKVFEEFQEEAKCSIGTCKSRGFTECDSLEVTTVRDANRDRNYEVTYCPSIIL; encoded by the exons aTGTCCTTCACACCTTTCACCGGGATTGATAACCATAAACGATCAGTCACTTTCTGTGGAGCGCTTGTTGCTCATGAGGATGCAGACTCGTTTAAATGGGTTTTTACCCGTTTTCTGGCTGCGATGGGTGGGAAAGAGCCTAAGTATATTATCACCGATCAGGATGCTGGTATTCTTAAAGCGGTGCCATTGGTGTTCAAGACAGCATGGCACCgatatt ACATTGAAGCGGCAGAgttcgatgcaaaatgggaagaaatTGGTAGGGAACATAATGTTAATAACATTGACTGGTTCCAAGAAATGTACGCTAAAAGGAATCAGTGGGTTATGGCTCATTGTAGGGACCTAGATATGGGGGGTGTTATGAGGACaacccaaagatcagagagcgaaaatagtttttttaagataTTTGAGAGTAAGTCAGGAACATTAGTTGAGTTTTCGATGCGTTTTGACAACGCGATGGACCAGCAAAGACACATACAGAAACAGATTGACAACTGTAACAGACACACTTTCCCTGTAATATCAACGCATCTAGCTATCGAAGTGCACGGGGCGCAAGTGTACAGTCATAAAGTATTCGAGGAATTTCAAGAAGAGGCCAAGTGCTCAATCGGTACTTGTAAAAGCAGAGGATTTACTGAGTGTGACTCTTTAGAGGTGACCACAGTAAGAGATGCAAATAGGGATAGAAATTATGAGGTCACATACTGCCCAAGTATCATTCTGTAG